From Pseudomonas sp. FP2335, the proteins below share one genomic window:
- a CDS encoding sulfite exporter TauE/SafE family protein has product MLDLAMYLVLGVALGTVGGLFGIGGGLIAIPVLGVFFGLDQQIAQGTALVMVVPNVMLALWRYHQRNRIQLRHALPLGIMGFSFAWLGSIWAVGLDAGAMRLGFIAFLLALSAYNLLRMFTRNAPPSAEMRYSWPWLGVLGAASGSMGGLFGVGGAVIATPVLTSLFGTSQVVAQGLSLALALPSTGVTLVTYAWHQEVDWLIGVPLAVGGLLSISWGVKVAHAMPERLLRGLFCGFLVVCAVMLMFKV; this is encoded by the coding sequence GTGTTGGATTTAGCGATGTACCTGGTATTGGGCGTGGCCTTGGGCACCGTGGGTGGTCTGTTCGGCATTGGTGGCGGGCTGATTGCCATCCCGGTGCTGGGGGTGTTTTTCGGCCTGGACCAGCAGATCGCCCAAGGCACGGCCTTGGTGATGGTGGTACCCAACGTGATGCTGGCGCTGTGGCGGTACCATCAACGCAACCGCATTCAACTGCGCCATGCGCTGCCGCTGGGGATCATGGGCTTCAGCTTTGCGTGGCTGGGTTCGATCTGGGCGGTGGGCCTGGATGCCGGGGCGATGCGCCTCGGTTTTATCGCCTTCCTGTTGGCACTGTCGGCCTACAACCTGTTGCGCATGTTCACACGCAACGCGCCGCCGAGTGCCGAGATGCGCTACAGCTGGCCATGGCTCGGTGTCCTGGGCGCGGCGTCCGGGTCCATGGGCGGTCTGTTTGGTGTGGGCGGCGCGGTGATTGCGACGCCTGTGTTGACTAGCCTGTTCGGCACCTCCCAGGTCGTCGCCCAAGGGTTGTCCCTGGCTCTGGCATTGCCCAGCACCGGCGTGACCCTGGTGACCTACGCCTGGCACCAGGAGGTGGATTGGTTGATCGGCGTGCCTCTGGCGGTGGGGGGGCTGCTCAGCATCAGTTGGGGGGTGAAAGTCGCCCACGCCATGCCGGAACGGCTGCTGCGCGGGCTGTTCTGCGGTTTCCTGGTGGTGTGTGCGGTGATGTTGATGTTTAAAGTTTGA
- a CDS encoding LysR family transcriptional regulator: MQYISEIDQLSAYPSIDTEVLRTFVAIAEQGGFTRAGEHVNRTQSAVSMQMKRLEEDVLQRKLFERDGRQVRLTPEGQVLLGYARRILKLHSEVFNTLREPHMVGLVRIGTPDDYVMRFLPGILKPFSKAYPLIQIEMHCESSTVLMQRRDLALTVISREPGNEMGELLRTERMVWAAAPCFCMDEHDTLPLAVSGGDCLYTQWARSALEVAGRDYRLAYHSTNGAAIQAVVSAGLAVMISMESLVTEDLRVLGNEEGFPPLPSMNLHLLRNPLMASPITECLAEYIIEGFKL; this comes from the coding sequence ATGCAATACATCTCAGAGATTGATCAATTGTCCGCCTACCCAAGCATCGACACTGAAGTGCTGCGCACCTTCGTCGCCATCGCCGAGCAGGGCGGATTCACCCGTGCCGGCGAGCACGTAAACCGCACCCAGTCGGCGGTGAGCATGCAAATGAAGCGCCTCGAAGAAGACGTGTTGCAGCGCAAGTTGTTCGAGCGCGATGGCCGGCAGGTGCGGCTGACGCCGGAGGGCCAAGTGCTGCTGGGCTATGCGCGGCGCATCCTCAAGCTGCACAGCGAGGTGTTCAACACCCTGCGCGAGCCGCATATGGTCGGACTGGTGCGCATCGGCACACCGGACGACTACGTGATGCGCTTCCTGCCGGGGATTCTCAAGCCGTTTTCCAAGGCCTATCCGCTGATCCAGATCGAAATGCACTGCGAATCGTCGACGGTGCTGATGCAGCGCCGGGACCTGGCATTGACCGTGATCAGCCGCGAGCCGGGTAATGAAATGGGGGAACTGCTGCGCACCGAACGTATGGTCTGGGCCGCCGCCCCCTGCTTTTGCATGGATGAGCACGACACCTTGCCCCTGGCGGTTTCCGGCGGCGATTGCCTGTACACCCAATGGGCCCGCTCCGCCCTGGAAGTCGCCGGGCGCGATTATCGCCTGGCCTACCACAGCACCAATGGCGCGGCGATCCAGGCAGTGGTAAGCGCCGGCCTGGCGGTGATGATCAGCATGGAAAGCCTAGTGACCGAGGACCTTCGCGTGCTCGGCAACGAAGAAGGATTCCCACCCTTGCCGTCGATGAATCTGCACTTGCTGCGTAACCCGCTGATGGCCTCGCCCATCACCGAATGCCTGGCCGAGTACATCATCGAAGGTTTCAAACTTTAA
- a CDS encoding DUF1127 domain-containing protein, which produces MKGQKGFVLMAKRPFCGVLNALHRWQERQVLASLSDDALKDIGLSRADVERERRLHDWQDPLRK; this is translated from the coding sequence ATGAAAGGTCAAAAAGGTTTCGTGCTGATGGCGAAGCGACCCTTTTGCGGTGTGCTGAACGCACTGCACCGTTGGCAGGAACGCCAGGTATTGGCGAGTTTGAGCGATGACGCGCTCAAGGATATTGGTCTCAGTCGCGCCGACGTTGAGCGCGAGCGCCGTCTGCACGACTGGCAAGACCCGCTGCGAAAATGA
- a CDS encoding winged helix-turn-helix domain-containing protein, whose translation MPADLSFSLKQARRMALAAQGFSGRQAPAQIKPAHLNRLIERLGVLQIDSVNAVVRSHYLPLFSRLGSYSPSLLEQAAWSQGRRRSLFEYWGHEASLLPMALYPLLRWRMQRAQQGQGIYAQMARFGREQQAIIQRVLKTVEQQGAVGAGSLSTREERAGPWWDWSDEKHALEWLFAAGLVTVAGRRGFERLYDLPERVIPGEILQATVGEAEAQRGLLLHSATALGVGTEKDLRDYFRLDPTDSRHRLAELVEDGQLLVCQVQGWKQPAYCLPESKVPGKLSASALLSPFDSLIWERSRTERLFDFRYRLEIYTPQQKRVYGYYVLPFLHNERIAARVDLRAERANGRLAVHAVHEEEPGLDEQGMLALALNLRQMADWLGLERVQLNCQRASAVRLRAAMISISAGL comes from the coding sequence ATGCCCGCCGACCTATCGTTTTCACTCAAGCAAGCTCGACGCATGGCACTGGCCGCCCAGGGATTTTCCGGGCGCCAGGCGCCTGCACAGATCAAGCCCGCGCACCTCAACCGCTTGATCGAGCGCCTCGGTGTGTTACAGATCGATTCGGTCAACGCCGTGGTGCGCTCCCATTACCTGCCGCTGTTCTCCCGCTTGGGCAGTTACTCCCCGTCGCTGCTTGAGCAAGCGGCCTGGAGCCAGGGGCGCCGCCGTTCACTCTTTGAATACTGGGGGCATGAGGCCTCACTGCTGCCGATGGCGCTGTATCCATTGTTGCGCTGGCGCATGCAGCGGGCGCAGCAAGGGCAGGGGATTTACGCGCAGATGGCGCGTTTCGGGCGGGAGCAACAGGCGATCATCCAGCGCGTGCTCAAGACGGTCGAACAGCAGGGCGCCGTCGGCGCGGGCAGTTTGTCCACCCGCGAAGAGCGCGCTGGCCCATGGTGGGACTGGAGTGACGAAAAGCACGCGCTGGAATGGCTGTTCGCTGCCGGGCTGGTCACGGTTGCCGGTCGGCGCGGGTTTGAGCGTCTCTATGATTTGCCGGAGCGCGTCATTCCCGGCGAGATCCTGCAAGCGACTGTCGGCGAAGCCGAAGCCCAGCGCGGCTTGCTGCTGCACAGCGCCACCGCACTCGGTGTGGGCACCGAAAAAGACCTGCGCGATTACTTCCGCCTGGACCCCACCGACAGCCGCCATCGTCTGGCCGAACTGGTGGAAGACGGCCAATTGCTCGTCTGCCAGGTGCAGGGCTGGAAACAACCGGCGTACTGCCTGCCCGAGTCGAAAGTCCCCGGCAAGCTCTCGGCCAGTGCTTTGCTGTCGCCGTTCGACTCGTTGATCTGGGAGCGCAGCCGCACCGAGCGGCTGTTTGATTTCCGTTATCGATTGGAGATTTACACGCCCCAGCAGAAGCGGGTGTACGGCTACTACGTGCTGCCGTTTTTGCACAACGAGCGGATTGCTGCGCGTGTTGACCTGCGTGCCGAACGCGCCAATGGTCGGTTGGCGGTGCATGCGGTGCATGAAGAAGAGCCGGGGCTGGATGAGCAGGGGATGTTGGCGCTGGCGCTGAACTTGCGGCAGATGGCGGATTGGCTGGGGCTGGAGCGGGTGCAGTTGAATTGCCAGCGGGCGAGTGCGGTGCGGTTGAGGGCGGCAATGATCAGTATAAGTGCGGGCCTCTAG
- a CDS encoding class II 3-deoxy-7-phosphoheptulonate synthase: MSQPWSPDSWRALPIQQQPQYPDAAHLLQVEQNLASYPPLVFAGEARELRRQFAEVTQGRAFLLQGGDCAESFAEFSAAKIRDTFKVLLQMAIVMTFAAGCPVVKVGRMAGQFAKPRSANDETIDGITLPAYRGDIVNGIGFDEKSRVPDPDRLLQSYHQSTATLNLLRAFAQGGFADLHQVHKWNLDFIANSALAEKYSQLADRIDETLAFMRACGMDSSPQLRETSFFTAHEALLLNYEQAFVRRDSLTNDYYDCSAHMLWIGDRTRQLDGAHVEFLRGVNNPIGVKVGPSMNPDDLIRLIDILNPDNDPGRLNLIARMGAGKVGDHLPNLIRAVQREGKQVLWSSDPMHGNTIKASSGYKTRDFAQILGEVKEFFQVHQAEGSYAGGIHIEMTGQNVTECIGGARPITEDGLSDRYHTHCDPRMNADQSLELAFLIAETLKQVKR; this comes from the coding sequence ATGAGCCAACCCTGGAGCCCCGACAGCTGGCGCGCCCTGCCGATCCAGCAACAACCCCAGTACCCGGACGCTGCACACTTGCTGCAAGTGGAGCAGAACCTGGCCAGCTACCCGCCGCTGGTGTTTGCCGGGGAAGCCCGCGAGTTGCGCCGTCAGTTTGCCGAAGTGACCCAGGGCCGCGCCTTCCTGCTGCAGGGCGGCGACTGCGCCGAAAGCTTCGCCGAGTTCTCTGCCGCGAAAATCCGCGACACCTTCAAGGTGCTGCTGCAAATGGCCATCGTGATGACCTTCGCCGCCGGCTGCCCGGTGGTGAAAGTCGGGCGCATGGCCGGCCAGTTCGCCAAGCCGCGCTCGGCCAACGATGAAACCATCGACGGCATCACCCTGCCCGCCTACCGGGGCGACATCGTCAACGGTATCGGCTTCGACGAAAAAAGCCGTGTGCCGGACCCGGACCGCCTGCTGCAGTCCTACCACCAGTCCACCGCCACCCTCAATTTGTTGCGCGCGTTTGCCCAGGGCGGTTTCGCCGACCTGCACCAGGTGCACAAGTGGAACCTGGACTTCATCGCCAACTCCGCCCTGGCGGAAAAATACAGCCAACTGGCCGACCGCATCGACGAAACCCTGGCGTTCATGCGTGCCTGTGGCATGGACAGTTCGCCGCAACTGCGCGAAACCAGCTTCTTCACCGCCCACGAAGCGCTGCTGCTCAACTACGAGCAAGCCTTCGTACGCCGCGACAGCCTGACCAACGACTACTACGACTGCTCGGCCCACATGCTCTGGATCGGCGACCGCACCCGCCAGCTGGACGGCGCCCATGTCGAGTTCCTGCGCGGCGTGAACAACCCGATTGGGGTCAAGGTCGGCCCGAGCATGAACCCCGACGACCTGATCCGCCTGATCGACATCCTCAACCCGGACAACGACCCCGGCCGCCTCAACCTGATCGCGCGTATGGGCGCCGGCAAGGTCGGCGACCACCTGCCAAACCTCATCCGCGCCGTACAGCGCGAGGGCAAGCAGGTGCTGTGGAGTTCCGACCCGATGCACGGCAACACCATCAAGGCCAGCAGCGGCTACAAGACCCGCGACTTTGCGCAGATCCTTGGCGAAGTGAAGGAGTTCTTCCAGGTGCATCAGGCCGAGGGCAGTTATGCCGGCGGGATTCATATCGAGATGACCGGGCAGAACGTCACCGAATGCATCGGTGGTGCACGGCCGATTACCGAAGACGGGTTGTCGGACCGTTATCACACCCACTGTGATCCGCGGATGAATGCGGACCAGTCGTTGGAGTTGGCTTTTTTGATTGCCGAGACCTTGAAGCAGGTCAAGCGCTGA
- a CDS encoding spermidine synthase, with product MSEERVERLLAEVHDDFGMIRVLEVADYRFLEFGDAIEQSCVFTADPSWLEYDYTRAMLIGALCHEQPESALFLGLGAGTLTQACLKFLPLEDVEAIELRPDVPRLAIEYLGLDDDPRLYIRIGDALQLLETAESADLIFVDLYTDVGPGVGHLAWTFLENCQKKLNPGGWLVINQWATDDGKPLGAALLRGLYHRHYWELPVKEGNVILLVPSELDQLLDMQALSARAEALAPRLGYSLQALIKAIRPAT from the coding sequence ATGAGCGAGGAGCGTGTCGAGCGCCTGCTGGCCGAAGTCCATGATGACTTCGGCATGATCCGTGTGCTCGAAGTGGCCGATTACCGGTTTCTCGAATTTGGCGACGCCATTGAGCAAAGCTGCGTGTTCACGGCCGACCCGAGCTGGCTGGAATACGACTACACCCGTGCGATGCTGATTGGCGCGTTGTGCCATGAACAGCCGGAGAGTGCGCTGTTCCTTGGTTTGGGCGCGGGTACGCTGACCCAGGCATGTCTCAAGTTCTTACCGCTGGAAGATGTGGAAGCCATTGAGCTGCGCCCCGATGTGCCGCGTCTGGCCATCGAGTACCTGGGGCTGGACGACGATCCGCGTCTGTACATCCGCATCGGCGACGCTTTGCAACTGCTGGAGACCGCTGAGTCGGCCGATCTGATTTTCGTCGACCTGTATACCGATGTTGGCCCCGGCGTCGGACACCTGGCCTGGACCTTCCTGGAAAATTGCCAGAAGAAGCTCAACCCCGGCGGCTGGCTGGTGATCAACCAGTGGGCCACCGATGATGGCAAGCCGCTGGGCGCGGCATTGTTGCGTGGCTTGTACCACCGGCATTATTGGGAACTGCCGGTGAAGGAGGGCAATGTGATTTTGCTGGTGCCTTCGGAGTTGGACCAGCTATTGGACATGCAGGCGCTGTCGGCCCGTGCCGAGGCCCTGGCGCCGCGGTTGGGGTACTCGTTGCAGGCGTTGATCAAGGCGATCCGGCCGGCGACTTAG
- a CDS encoding crotonase/enoyl-CoA hydratase family protein, with protein MNQASSSRVSRALQGHVLLLGLDRVAKRNAFDLDLLNELSLAYGEFDRNDDARVAVVFAHGDHFTAGLDLANVSAVMAGGWQPPLGGCDPWGVFAGPRVGKPVIVAAQGYCLTIGIELMLAADINLCASNTRFAQMEVQRGIFPFGGATLRFPQIAGWGNAMRWLLTGDEFDAHEALRLGLVQEVMASEDLLPRAIELANRIARQAPLGVQATLMSARMARMEGEAVAAQALPPMVDKLLNSEDAKEGVKAMIEKRPGVFKGI; from the coding sequence ATGAATCAAGCCAGCAGCAGTCGCGTCAGCCGTGCACTCCAGGGCCATGTCTTGCTCTTGGGCCTGGATCGGGTGGCGAAACGCAACGCCTTTGACCTGGATTTGCTCAACGAGCTGAGCCTGGCTTATGGCGAATTTGATCGAAATGACGATGCGCGGGTCGCCGTGGTGTTTGCCCACGGCGACCACTTCACCGCCGGCCTCGACCTGGCGAATGTCAGCGCGGTGATGGCTGGCGGCTGGCAACCGCCGCTGGGGGGATGTGATCCCTGGGGCGTGTTCGCCGGCCCACGGGTGGGCAAACCCGTGATCGTTGCCGCCCAGGGTTACTGCCTGACTATCGGGATCGAGCTGATGTTGGCGGCCGACATCAACCTGTGCGCAAGCAATACGCGCTTTGCGCAGATGGAAGTACAGCGTGGGATCTTTCCGTTTGGCGGCGCGACATTGCGCTTCCCGCAGATCGCCGGTTGGGGCAACGCGATGCGCTGGTTGCTCACCGGGGATGAGTTCGACGCCCATGAAGCGTTGCGCCTGGGCCTGGTGCAGGAAGTGATGGCCAGCGAAGACTTGCTGCCACGCGCCATCGAGTTGGCCAATCGCATTGCGCGCCAGGCGCCACTGGGTGTACAGGCGACATTGATGTCGGCACGCATGGCGCGGATGGAAGGCGAAGCCGTGGCGGCGCAGGCGTTGCCGCCGATGGTGGATAAACTGCTCAACAGCGAAGATGCCAAGGAAGGTGTGAAAGCGATGATCGAGAAGCGGCCCGGGGTGTTTAAAGGTATTTAG
- a CDS encoding DEAD/DEAH box helicase yields MTQETGGFAAFNLNPNILAAVAATGYEEPSAIQQQSIPIIMAGKDMIGQAQTGTGKTAAFALPILHCIDPAKREPQALILAPTRELALQVATAFETYAKQMPGVTVVAVYGGAPMGPQLKAIRNGAQIVVATPGRLCDHLRRDEKVLSTVNHLVLDEADEMLKLGFMDDLEVIFKALPPTRQTVLFSATLPQSIRAIAERHLRDPEHVKIQTKTQTVTAIEQAHLLVHADQKTSAVLSLLEVEDFDALIMFVRTKQATLDLASALEAKGYKAAALNGDIAQNQRERVIDSLKDGRLDIVVATDVAARGLDVPRITHVFNVDMPYDPESYVHRIGRTGRAGREGRALLLVTPRERRMLQVIERVTGQKVAEVRLPDAQAVLDARIKKLTNSLAPLVADAESTHGDLLDRLTADIGCTPRALAAALLRKATNGQALTLAAIEKERPLVPNSAPRGDRPERSGDRPDRGDRERRAPVPLAEGRARCRTALGARDGIAAKNLLGAILNEGGLAREAIGRIQVRDSFSLVELPEDGLEKLLAKLKDTRVAGKQLKLRRYRED; encoded by the coding sequence ATGACCCAGGAAACCGGCGGCTTCGCCGCTTTTAATCTGAACCCGAATATCCTTGCAGCCGTCGCAGCGACTGGCTACGAAGAGCCTTCGGCGATTCAGCAGCAATCGATCCCGATCATCATGGCCGGCAAGGACATGATTGGCCAGGCGCAAACCGGTACTGGTAAAACCGCCGCGTTCGCCCTGCCTATCCTGCACTGCATCGATCCTGCCAAGCGCGAACCGCAAGCCCTGATCCTGGCGCCAACCCGTGAGTTGGCGCTGCAAGTAGCAACCGCTTTCGAAACCTATGCCAAGCAAATGCCAGGCGTAACCGTTGTGGCCGTTTACGGCGGCGCGCCTATGGGCCCACAACTGAAAGCAATCCGTAATGGCGCACAGATCGTTGTCGCCACGCCGGGTCGTCTGTGCGACCACCTGCGTCGTGACGAAAAAGTCCTGTCGACCGTGAACCACCTGGTTCTCGACGAAGCTGACGAAATGTTGAAGCTGGGCTTCATGGATGACTTGGAAGTCATCTTCAAGGCGCTGCCACCGACCCGTCAGACCGTACTGTTCTCGGCTACCCTGCCACAGTCGATCCGTGCCATTGCCGAGCGTCACCTGCGTGACCCAGAGCACGTGAAGATCCAGACCAAGACTCAGACCGTTACCGCGATCGAACAGGCTCACCTGTTGGTTCACGCTGACCAGAAGACCTCGGCTGTATTGAGCCTGCTGGAAGTCGAAGACTTCGACGCCCTGATCATGTTCGTGCGTACCAAGCAAGCGACCCTGGACCTGGCCAGTGCCCTGGAAGCCAAAGGCTACAAAGCCGCTGCGCTGAACGGTGACATCGCCCAGAACCAACGTGAGCGCGTGATCGACTCCCTCAAGGATGGCCGTCTGGACATCGTTGTAGCGACCGACGTTGCCGCTCGTGGTCTCGACGTTCCACGTATCACCCACGTGTTCAACGTTGACATGCCTTACGATCCAGAGTCCTACGTTCACCGTATCGGCCGTACCGGCCGTGCGGGTCGCGAAGGTCGTGCACTGCTGCTGGTGACTCCACGTGAGCGCCGCATGCTGCAAGTGATCGAGCGTGTGACCGGTCAGAAAGTTGCCGAAGTCCGCCTGCCGGACGCCCAGGCTGTTCTGGATGCGCGCATCAAGAAACTGACCAACAGCCTGGCACCACTGGTGGCTGACGCTGAATCGACCCACGGCGACCTGCTGGACCGCCTGACCGCCGATATCGGTTGCACCCCTCGTGCCCTGGCTGCAGCTCTGCTGCGCAAAGCGACCAACGGTCAAGCCCTGACCCTGGCTGCCATCGAGAAAGAACGTCCACTGGTTCCGAACAGCGCGCCACGCGGTGATCGTCCAGAACGTTCCGGCGACCGTCCAGACCGTGGTGATCGTGAGCGTCGCGCTCCGGTTCCATTGGCTGAAGGTCGTGCTCGTTGCCGTACCGCGCTGGGCGCGCGTGATGGTATCGCGGCCAAGAACCTGCTGGGCGCTATCCTCAACGAGGGTGGCCTGGCGCGTGAAGCCATCGGTCGCATCCAGGTCCGTGACAGCTTCTCCCTGGTGGAGCTGCCGGAAGATGGTCTGGAAAAACTGCTGGCCAAGCTGAAAGACACTCGCGTTGCCGGTAAGCAGCTGAAGCTGCGTCGCTACCGCGAAGATTGA
- a CDS encoding class III extradiol ring-cleavage dioxygenase: protein MFPSLFISHGSPMLALQPGASGPALQRLAGEMPRPKAIVVVSAHWESQELLVSGSAAPETWHDFGGFPRELFAVQYPAPGDPQLAGEIVELLHADGLNARIDERRPFDHGTWVPLSLMYPAAEIPVVQVSLPSRMGPALQTRVGHALAGLRGQGVLLIGSGSITHNLGELDWHAGPESIEPWAREFRDWMVEKLAANDEAALHDYRRQAPHAVRSHPSDEHLLPLYFARGAGGDFSVAHQGFTMGALGMDIYRFG, encoded by the coding sequence ATGTTCCCCAGCCTGTTTATCTCCCACGGTTCGCCCATGCTCGCCCTGCAACCCGGCGCCAGCGGCCCTGCCCTTCAGCGCCTGGCTGGCGAAATGCCGCGTCCGAAGGCGATTGTCGTGGTCTCGGCACACTGGGAAAGCCAGGAACTGCTGGTCAGCGGCAGCGCCGCACCAGAAACCTGGCATGACTTCGGTGGCTTCCCCCGCGAACTGTTCGCGGTGCAGTACCCGGCACCGGGCGACCCGCAGCTGGCCGGCGAAATTGTCGAATTGCTGCACGCCGACGGCCTGAATGCACGTATCGATGAGCGCCGCCCTTTCGACCACGGCACCTGGGTGCCGCTGTCGCTGATGTACCCCGCGGCAGAAATTCCGGTGGTGCAGGTATCGTTGCCCAGCCGCATGGGCCCTGCCCTGCAGACGCGGGTCGGACATGCCCTCGCCGGCTTGCGCGGGCAAGGCGTGCTGTTGATCGGCTCGGGCAGCATCACTCACAACCTGGGTGAGCTGGACTGGCACGCCGGGCCGGAAAGCATCGAGCCGTGGGCACGGGAGTTTCGCGATTGGATGGTGGAAAAGCTGGCCGCCAACGATGAGGCCGCGCTGCATGATTATCGGCGCCAGGCACCGCATGCAGTACGTAGCCATCCGAGTGATGAGCACCTGTTGCCGCTGTACTTCGCGCGCGGCGCCGGCGGGGATTTCAGCGTCGCGCACCAGGGCTTCACCATGGGTGCCTTGGGCATGGACATCTACCGGTTTGGCTGA